Proteins encoded within one genomic window of Solea senegalensis isolate Sse05_10M linkage group LG11, IFAPA_SoseM_1, whole genome shotgun sequence:
- the tamalin gene encoding general receptor for phosphoinositides 1-associated scaffold protein, translated as MTFRRLKKVNSSGPDSGAAASQDNDIYFPSSKSDSCNTNSNNTNSSEVYNHRTLAYSGGTLPRNYKKGGELQKWKPLTQALEPQRKVVVLEKKEEETFGFEIQTYGLHHQEQNSVEMCTFVCKVHGDSAAQQAGLKVGDTIASVNETFVEGFRHKEIVQLIRASGNTIRLETLYSDSIRKAELEARLQYLKQTLHEKWDEYRSLVVQEQRLVHGIVISDAAVYESLESAGVYGSLGTPSPAAQRALRGTGSTSSSASFLSTATEDDPLYQTCLYQADGSVDSDSGSTGKKKEQLQLPPRLQRLRPTSEFFSVAKTQLTRSASTRSYMRGSGSQSSTLPASGEKQGGFNSLQRKPKQKSFRRRLLKFIPGLNRPLEEEESKL; from the exons ATGACTTTCAGGAGGCTGAAAAAAGTCAACTCCAGCGGTCCAGACTCTGGAGCCGCCGCATCTCAAGACAACGACATTTATTTCCCCTCGTCAAAGTCAGACAGCTGCAAcaccaacagcaacaacaccaaCTCTTCCGAGGTCTACAACCACAGGACTCTGGCTTACTCTGGAGGCACGCTGCCCAGGAACTACAAAAAG GGAGGGGAGCTGCAGAAGTGGAAACCCCTAACACAGGCACTGGAACCACAAAG gAAGGTTGTGGTTttggagaagaaggaggaggagacatttGGCTTTGAGATACAG ACATATGGGCTCCACCATCAGGAGCAGAACTCAGTGGAgatgtgtacatttgtgtgtaagGTGCATGGAGACAGTGCGGCCCAGCAAGCAGGACTTAAAgttg gggacACCATCGCAAGTGTCAACGAGACCTTCGTGGAGGGATTTCGGCACAAAGAGATTGTTCAGCTCATCAGGGCCAGCGGCAACACAATCAG GCTGGAGACGCTGTACAGCGACTCCATCCGGAAAGCGGAGCTAGAAGCGCGGCTGCAGTATCTGAag CAAACACTTCATGAGAAATGGGACGAGTATCGGTCGCTGGTGGTGCAAGAGCAGAGGCTTGTTCACG GTATAGTAATAAGTGATGCTGCAGTGTACGAGTCCCTGGAGTCAGCAGGTGTGTACGGCAGCCTTGGAACCCCGAGCCCCGCCGCTCAGAGAGCGCTCCGCGGCACtggcagcaccagcagcagcgcCAGCTTCCTCAGCACGGCCACCGAGGACGACCCGCTCTATCAGACCTGCCTGTATCAGGCCGACGGCAGCGTGGACTCGGACAGCGGCAGCACGGGCAAAAAGAAGGAGCAGCTGCAACTACCGCCGAGGCTGCAGCGTCTGCGGCCGACCAGCGAGTTCTTCTCGGTGGCCAAAACGCAGCTGACCCGCAGCGCCAGCACGCGCAGCTACATGAGAGGATCCGGGTCGCAGTCGTCGACGTTGCCTGCCTCGGGCGAGAAGCAGGGAGGATTCAACTCGCTGCAGAGGAAGCCCAAACAGAAAAGCTTCCGCAGGCGACTCCTCAAATTCATCCCTGGACTGAACCGACcgctggaggaagaggagagcaaACTGTGA